Proteins from a genomic interval of Quercus robur chromosome 9, dhQueRobu3.1, whole genome shotgun sequence:
- the LOC126699432 gene encoding membrane-associated kinase regulator 5, translating into MDALNFLKFWRPTTINPLTTNGAPNPLVKKGDEFEEEEEEDSFFDLELLVSDIDINKNKTNADPETNTDKENKTRLDSNQNNLSKKAVLNFSDPTLSLSPNDSISRRKILPIEPNSKPQSPISLLKSAPSFQVLKFKKPRSKSKSMAALLETERRESKTISMDTHQKQLRKQESKAATLKFKVEEEDPNNSLLTRAYSSRKNESKLQSHQSSEDSKTERFSKDLMQKYLNLIKPLYDKVSKRYSDKIKLSDELSVGSPASSPATMAVPKKEKQGNIPAGIRVVCKHLGKSKSSSAIGAVPVVNRRDDSLLQQHDGIQSAILHCKRSFNGSRESSSLSRSITLHEKASTSYSRDSSQLWRSASDPSDEKLIRNCIEEGI; encoded by the exons ATGGATGCTCTGAACTTCCTCAAGTTCTGGAGGCCCACCACCATCAACCCCTTAACAACTAATGGAGCTCCAAATCCTCTAGTTAAAAAAGGGGATGAatttgaagaagaggaagaagaagactcTTTCTTCGACTTGGAGCTCCTTGTTTCTGATATAgacataaataaaaacaaaaccaacGCCGACCCAGAAACCAACACtgacaaagaaaacaaaaccagGCTTGATTCCAACCAAAACAATCTGTCGAAAAAAGCAGTCCTCAATTTCTCAGACCCAACCCTTTCTCTGTCTCCTAATGATTCTATATCAAGAAGAAAAATTCTCCCAATTGAGCCCAACTCCAAGCCTCAGTCCCCCATTTCTTTGCTAAAATCAGCTCCAAGCTTCCAAGTCCTCAAGTTCAAGAAGCCAAGGTCAAAGTCAAAGTCAATGGCAGCACTACTAGAAACAGAGAGAAGAGAGTCCAAAACCATTTCCATGGACACCCACCAAAAACAGCTGAGAAAGCAAGAAAGCAAAGCTGCCactttgaaattcaaagttgaagaagaagaccCAAACAACTCACTACTCACCAGAGCATATAGTTCGAGAAAAAACGAAAGCAAACTACAAAGCCACCAATCTTCAGAGGACTCAAAAACAGAGCGATTCTCAAAGGATTTGATGCAAAAATACTTGAACCTAATTAAGCCATTATACGACAAGGTCTCAAAAAGGTACAGCGATAAGATTAAGCTCTCTGATGAGTTATCGGTTGGTTCACCGGCTTCGTCTCCGGCGACAATGGCGGTGCCAAAGAAGGAAAAGCAGGGGAATATTCCGGCGGGGATCAGAGTGGTTTGTAAGCACTTGGGTAAGAGCAAATCTTCATCGGCTATTGGAGCAGTACCAGTTGTCAATAGGAGAGATGATTCGTTGTTGCAACAGCATGATGGAATTCAAAGCGCCATTCTTCATTGCAAGAGATCCTTCAATGGTTCCAGAG AATCTTCTTCCTTGTCGCGTTCTATTACTTTGCATGAAAAAGCAAGCACTTCATATTCGAGAG ATTCTTCTCAATTGTGGAGATCTGCAAGCGATCCTTCTGACGAGAAATTAATCAGGAATTGCATTGAGGAAGGGATTTGA
- the LOC126699868 gene encoding late embryogenesis abundant protein At1g64065-like, giving the protein MTENEQSPYPLVPTNGHARSDEESYKGSAELRKKKRMKCVAYVVAFAVFQTIIIVVFALFVMRFKSPKFRVRDASFASTFNFTNAAFNLEMDTQFTIKNTNFGHFKYENGIVIFSYDGISVGEAKLGQARARARSTKKVGGSVTLSSSNLTTNSKLTSDLGGGILPLTSNSKLDGKIHLMKVIKKKKSALMDCTLEVNLRMKKIQNVQCK; this is encoded by the coding sequence atgacagaGAATGAGCAATCACCCTATCCGCTAGTACCAACCAATGGCCATGCCCGAAGTGACGAGGAATCATACAAAGGATCCGCAGAGCTACGTAAAAAGAAGCGTATGAAGTGCGTAGCATATGTTGTTGCTTTTGCTGTGTTCCAAACCATAATTATAGTGGTCTTTGCACTATTTGTGATGCGTTTCAAAAGTCCTAAGTTCCGGGTACGTGATGCCTCATTTGCTAGTACTTTTAATTTCACAAATGCTGCATTCAACTTGGAAATGGATACTCAATTCACAATAAAGAACACCAATTTTGGTCActttaaatatgaaaatggTATTGTTATATTTTCCTATGACGGTATTAGTGTTGGTGAGGCCAAACTTGGCCAGGCACGAGCCAGGGCTCGATCAACCAAAAAGGTTGGTGGTTCTGTGACCCTGAGTTCAAGCAATTTGACTACCAATTCTAAGTTAACAAGTGATCTGGGTGGGGGTATTTTGCCACTGACTAGCAACTCAAAGCTGGATGGAAAAATACACCTGATGAAGGTtatcaagaagaagaaatctgcTCTAATGGATTGCACTTTGGAAGTTAATCTTCGAATGAAAAAAATCCAGAATGTGCAATGCAAGTGA